In one Streptomyces sp. NBC_00597 genomic region, the following are encoded:
- the trmB gene encoding tRNA (guanosine(46)-N7)-methyltransferase TrmB, whose product MSESLNPQPSVPEAVPEANSYVPPKWRTEPRFPDGPSPDPAGSHHERRIRSFQPRRSRVTTGQGEALKRLWGTWGLDIDGNSVIDLDRMFDGLPVVLEIGFGMGEATAQMAAADPATGILAVDVHTPGQGNLLALAERGGMTNVRVANGDAIILLREMLPPASLAGLRVYFPDPWPKARHHKRRLIQPEFLDLAATRLAPGAVLHCATDWEPYAEQMLEVLTAHPEFENTLADGGYAPRPDFRPLTRFEGQGLDKGHVVHDLLFARRPNE is encoded by the coding sequence GTGTCTGAGTCCCTTAACCCCCAGCCCAGCGTCCCGGAAGCCGTGCCGGAGGCGAACTCCTACGTGCCCCCGAAGTGGCGGACCGAGCCCCGTTTCCCCGACGGGCCCTCCCCCGATCCGGCCGGCTCGCACCACGAGCGGCGGATCCGGAGCTTCCAGCCGCGGCGCAGCCGGGTGACCACCGGGCAGGGCGAAGCCCTGAAGCGGCTCTGGGGGACCTGGGGGCTCGACATCGACGGGAACTCCGTCATCGATCTCGACCGGATGTTCGACGGACTGCCCGTCGTCCTGGAGATCGGCTTCGGGATGGGTGAGGCCACCGCGCAGATGGCCGCCGCCGACCCCGCGACCGGGATCCTCGCCGTCGACGTGCACACCCCCGGCCAGGGGAACCTGCTCGCGCTCGCCGAGCGCGGCGGGATGACCAACGTGCGCGTCGCCAACGGCGACGCCATCATCCTGCTGCGCGAGATGCTGCCGCCGGCCTCCCTCGCCGGGCTCCGCGTGTACTTCCCGGACCCGTGGCCCAAGGCTCGCCACCACAAGCGGCGGCTGATCCAGCCCGAGTTCCTCGACCTGGCCGCGACCCGCCTGGCTCCCGGTGCCGTACTGCACTGCGCGACCGACTGGGAGCCATACGCCGAGCAGATGCTCGAAGTGCTCACCGCCCACCCGGAGTTCGAGAACACCCTGGCGGACGGCGGCTACGCGCCGCGGCCGGACTTCCGGCCGCTGACCCGTTTCGAGGGCCAGGGTCTCGACAAGGGACACGTCGTACACGACCTGTTGTTCGCCCGCCGCCCGAACGAGTAG
- a CDS encoding sporulation protein, producing MSRELREPNEKLGAVLALAGISNAGLARRVNDLGAQRGLTLRYDKTSVARWVSKGMVPQGAAPHLIAAAIGTKLGRPVPLHEIGLADADPAPEVGLAFPRDVGEAVRSATDLYRLDLAGRRGGGGIWQSLAGSFAVSAYATPASRWLISPADGSVAREPAASRETVASREPVADTASPAAPAQGPTASPASSSSTGLPAQSSGETPHAPHAPPAPALPAAVMGLHDPSPQRVGHSDVTKLREAAEDARRWDSKYGGGDWRSSMVPECLRVDAAPLLLGSYSDEVGRALFGATAELTRLAGWMAFDTGQQEAAQRYYIQALRLARAAADVPLGGYVLASMSLQATYRDFPDEGVDLAQAAVERNRGLATARTMSFFRLVEARAHAKAGDSAAAGAALRAAEGWLERARAGDPDPTWLGFYSYDRFAADAAECYRDLKLPRQVRRFTEQALSRPTEEYVRSHGLRLVVSAVAELESGNLDAACAAGTRAVEVAGRISSARTTEYVRDLLHRLEPYGDEPRVAELRERARPLLVAPA from the coding sequence ATGTCCAGGGAGCTCCGCGAGCCCAACGAGAAGCTCGGCGCCGTCCTCGCCCTCGCCGGCATCAGCAACGCCGGACTGGCCCGGCGCGTCAACGACCTCGGCGCACAGCGCGGCCTGACGCTTCGCTACGACAAGACCTCGGTGGCCCGGTGGGTGTCGAAGGGGATGGTGCCGCAGGGCGCGGCCCCGCATCTGATCGCCGCCGCGATCGGCACGAAGCTGGGGCGGCCGGTACCGCTGCACGAGATCGGGCTGGCGGACGCGGACCCGGCGCCCGAGGTCGGCCTGGCCTTCCCGCGGGACGTGGGCGAGGCGGTGCGCTCGGCCACCGATCTGTACCGGCTCGACCTCGCCGGCCGCAGGGGCGGTGGCGGGATCTGGCAGTCGCTCGCGGGCTCCTTCGCCGTGTCCGCGTATGCCACGCCCGCCTCGCGCTGGCTGATATCTCCGGCGGACGGTTCGGTGGCGCGCGAGCCCGCCGCGTCCCGCGAGACCGTGGCGTCGCGCGAGCCGGTGGCGGACACGGCGTCGCCCGCGGCCCCGGCGCAGGGTCCGACGGCGTCGCCGGCTTCGTCGTCGTCAACGGGTCTGCCCGCGCAGTCTTCGGGCGAAACGCCGCACGCTCCGCACGCCCCGCCCGCGCCCGCGTTGCCGGCCGCCGTCATGGGACTGCACGACCCGTCGCCGCAGCGCGTGGGCCACAGCGATGTGACCAAGCTGCGCGAGGCGGCCGAGGACGCGCGCCGCTGGGACTCCAAGTACGGCGGCGGGGACTGGCGTTCGTCGATGGTGCCGGAATGCCTGCGCGTCGACGCGGCGCCGCTGCTGCTCGGCTCGTACAGCGACGAGGTGGGCCGCGCACTGTTCGGGGCGACGGCCGAACTGACCCGGCTGGCCGGCTGGATGGCCTTCGACACCGGCCAGCAGGAGGCGGCCCAGCGCTACTACATCCAGGCGTTGAGGCTGGCCCGCGCCGCCGCGGACGTACCGCTCGGCGGTTACGTGTTGGCGTCCATGTCGCTGCAGGCGACGTACCGGGACTTCCCGGACGAGGGCGTGGACCTCGCGCAGGCCGCCGTGGAGCGCAACCGTGGCCTGGCCACCGCGCGCACCATGAGCTTCTTCCGGCTCGTCGAGGCGCGGGCGCACGCGAAGGCGGGCGATTCGGCGGCGGCCGGGGCGGCGCTGCGGGCGGCGGAGGGCTGGCTGGAGCGGGCGCGGGCGGGCGATCCGGATCCGACCTGGCTGGGTTTCTACTCGTACGACCGCTTCGCGGCGGATGCGGCGGAATGCTATCGGGACCTCAAACTCCCCCGGCAGGTGCGGCGCTTCACCGAGCAGGCGCTGTCGCGGCCGACGGAGGAGTACGTGCGCTCGCACGGGCTGCGGCTGGTGGTGAGCGCGGTCGCCGAGCTGGAGTCGGGCAATCTGGATGCGGCGTGCGCGGCCGGCACCCGGGCGGTGGAGGTCGCGGGCCGGATCTCCTCGGCGCGGACGACCGAGTACGTACGGGACCTGCTGCACCGGCTCGAACCGTACGGGGACGAGCCGCGCGTGGCGGAGCTGCGCGAGCGGGCACGGCCGCTGTTGGTGGCCCCCGCGTAG
- the lhgO gene encoding L-2-hydroxyglutarate oxidase has translation MGSVGRVDCDVLVIGGGIVGLSTAHALAQLAPGTRVVVLEKESGPARHQTGRNSGVIHSGIYYRPGSLKARFAVRGAAEMVKFCAEHGIDHEVTGKLIVATGRDELPRLHALVQRGRENGIPVRELGPAQISEYEPEVRGLAAIHVGTTGIVDYGQVARQLAESSGAEIVYGGAVDLISRRASGVAVRTTAGLVVRARVLVNCAGLQCDRIARLAGDDPGMRIVPFRGEYYDLARPSLVRGLVYPVPDPAFPFLGVHLTRGIGGGVHVGPNAVPALAREGYGWGVVRPRDVADELAWPGSWRMARRHWRYGAGEIHRSLSKQAFTEAVRRLLPGVSSTDLTPAGSGVRAQAVLRDGTLVDDFLIKEGARAVHVLNAPSPAATASLPIGREIARRALTTLRAS, from the coding sequence ATGGGCAGTGTGGGCAGGGTGGACTGCGATGTGCTGGTGATCGGTGGTGGCATCGTCGGCCTGTCGACGGCGCATGCCCTGGCGCAGCTGGCCCCGGGGACGCGGGTGGTGGTGCTGGAGAAGGAGTCCGGCCCTGCCCGCCACCAGACGGGCCGCAACAGCGGGGTGATCCACAGCGGGATCTACTACCGGCCGGGGTCGCTCAAGGCGCGCTTCGCGGTGCGCGGAGCCGCCGAAATGGTGAAGTTCTGCGCCGAGCACGGGATCGACCACGAGGTCACCGGGAAACTGATCGTCGCCACCGGGCGGGACGAGCTGCCCCGGCTGCACGCGCTGGTGCAGCGGGGCCGGGAGAACGGCATCCCGGTGCGCGAGCTCGGCCCCGCGCAGATCTCGGAGTACGAGCCGGAGGTGCGCGGCCTGGCCGCGATCCACGTCGGAACCACCGGGATCGTGGACTACGGGCAGGTGGCGCGGCAGCTCGCGGAGTCCTCGGGGGCGGAGATCGTCTACGGCGGGGCGGTGGACCTGATCTCGCGGCGGGCGAGCGGGGTCGCGGTGCGGACGACCGCGGGGCTCGTGGTGCGGGCGCGGGTGCTGGTGAACTGCGCGGGCCTGCAGTGCGACCGGATCGCGCGACTGGCCGGGGACGACCCGGGCATGCGGATCGTGCCGTTCCGCGGGGAGTACTACGACCTGGCGCGGCCCTCACTGGTCCGGGGGCTGGTCTACCCGGTCCCCGATCCGGCGTTCCCCTTCCTCGGCGTACACCTCACGCGGGGCATCGGCGGCGGCGTCCACGTCGGGCCCAACGCGGTGCCGGCGCTGGCCCGCGAGGGATACGGCTGGGGCGTGGTCCGGCCGCGGGACGTCGCGGACGAGCTGGCCTGGCCGGGGTCCTGGCGGATGGCCCGGCGGCACTGGCGGTACGGGGCGGGCGAGATCCACCGGTCCCTGTCCAAGCAGGCCTTCACGGAGGCGGTGCGCAGGCTGCTGCCGGGGGTTTCGTCCACGGACCTGACCCCGGCGGGCTCCGGGGTCCGGGCGCAGGCCGTCCTGCGGGACGGGACGCTGGTGGACGACTTCCTGATCAAGGAGGGGGCGCGGGCGGTGCACGTACTGAACGCGCCGTCGCCCGCGGCCACTGCTTCGCTGCCGATCGGTCGCGAGATCGCGCGCCGCGCCCTGACGACCCTCCGCGCGTCGTAG
- a CDS encoding PrsW family intramembrane metalloprotease: MSRALPGVRACVLAVLSLSGLAILELVREQTGTAGFFVGLGLAVLPVPPLMAAFRWLGRAAPRPWAQLLFCFGWGACTAALISILANNFATEWITAATADASAADRLGSVAIAPVVEESAKAAALLLVFVFRRRQFTGPADGFVVAGFTATGFACTENVLYLGNAFGEDVQSGAAALDSVTAATFFVRIVVSPFAHPLFTVLTGLGFGAAALGAGRLRRVGLPLLGLLAAMGLHALWNSSSRFGEYGFYVVYGCVMVPVFGLLLGLAVLIRRRRLRAVAGELAVYAAAGWLRPAEVAALVSMPARSLARALARSTGGRAAGRAVALYEADAAALALLRHRAKHSGPAGEPDFACRERELLRRMWLRKATAGPALARAAVLEELLPPRPAPWGPREPLEPLELVSVPPARRSGPWTQATPAGPMSSRRCVLPGGDGVR; the protein is encoded by the coding sequence GTGTCCCGAGCGCTCCCTGGTGTCCGTGCGTGCGTGCTCGCCGTGCTGTCGCTGTCGGGGCTGGCGATCCTCGAACTCGTGCGGGAGCAGACGGGTACCGCGGGGTTCTTCGTCGGCCTCGGGCTGGCCGTGCTGCCGGTGCCGCCGCTCATGGCGGCCTTCCGGTGGCTCGGCCGGGCCGCGCCCCGGCCGTGGGCGCAGTTGCTGTTCTGCTTCGGCTGGGGCGCCTGCACCGCGGCCCTGATCTCGATACTGGCCAACAACTTCGCCACCGAGTGGATAACGGCGGCCACCGCCGACGCCTCGGCGGCCGACCGCCTCGGTTCGGTGGCGATCGCCCCGGTGGTCGAAGAGAGCGCCAAGGCCGCGGCGCTGCTGCTGGTGTTCGTGTTCCGAAGACGCCAGTTCACCGGTCCCGCGGACGGGTTCGTGGTGGCCGGGTTCACCGCGACCGGCTTCGCGTGCACCGAGAACGTCCTCTATCTCGGCAACGCCTTCGGCGAGGACGTGCAGAGCGGTGCCGCGGCGCTGGACTCGGTGACGGCAGCGACGTTCTTCGTGCGGATCGTGGTGTCGCCGTTCGCGCATCCGCTGTTCACGGTGCTCACCGGGCTCGGTTTCGGTGCGGCCGCACTCGGCGCGGGCCGGTTGCGCCGGGTGGGGCTTCCGCTGCTCGGACTGCTGGCCGCGATGGGCTTGCACGCGCTGTGGAACAGTTCCTCGCGGTTCGGGGAGTACGGCTTCTACGTGGTCTACGGCTGCGTGATGGTCCCGGTGTTCGGGCTGCTGCTGGGGCTGGCCGTGCTGATAAGGAGGCGCCGGCTGCGGGCCGTCGCCGGGGAGCTGGCGGTGTACGCGGCCGCGGGCTGGTTGCGGCCGGCGGAGGTGGCGGCGCTGGTGTCGATGCCGGCCCGTTCCCTGGCCCGCGCCCTGGCCCGGAGCACCGGCGGCCGGGCGGCGGGCCGGGCGGTCGCCCTGTACGAGGCGGACGCGGCCGCCCTGGCCCTGCTGCGGCACCGGGCCAAGCACAGCGGCCCGGCGGGAGAGCCTGATTTCGCCTGCCGGGAGCGGGAGCTGCTGCGCCGGATGTGGCTGCGCAAGGCGACGGCGGGGCCGGCCCTGGCCCGGGCCGCGGTCCTGGAGGAGCTCCTTCCGCCGCGGCCGGCCCCCTGGGGACCGCGCGAACCGCTGGAACCCCTGGAGCTGGTGTCCGTACCGCCCGCTAGACGCTCAGGCCCTTGGACTCAAGCCACGCCAGCGGGTCCGATGTCGAGCCGCCGATGCGTACTTCCAGGTGGAGATGGGGTCCGGTGA
- a CDS encoding asparagine synthase-related protein produces MRWLVGWSSIAASFGTAGRVHGQGGSGPDGPLSGGIADADHPDDPAAQDAERTVVPVGAQLLWGDPDPLWAVGDWRPDEIRTLAADPADAFTRLAVLGCCGATDAELRSALLAARGGALRHLTQWSGSYTAVVQTGRRITVVGDLAGARPVFYTPWAGGTAYATAALPLADLIEAQLDIGHLAALLACPDSPEALGDGTPYVGVRRIPPGHALILREGSREITGYEPVASLAVAAPAADPERAVEGVREALVNAVRARLTAPRHAPDTLPHDPGPVPGMGPADRRAARGAPAPAPGVGADLSGGSASATLALLAAGLPGAPGTIVNRTGERLLAVTFNDLATPHGREAELERARAIAANPRLHHVVVAAAEEALPYAELDGPLTDEPGPSLVTAARERRRLAAGSADHFVGHGARQVLDAHPARLADLLMDRRRRHLLRPVAALARSAPGDSALSLLVPFSVYSAARRLARTPYRAGMEAAAARLREGAVAGGASNPVDASLAALTWSRPGPAAAWLTGEALAEVSIRLGTAAGRPPLSLRPGEARARAALTRHAADHRVFEQAVEVRSQRLHAPFLDNQVVRAARALPESLRVQPGARAAILRTVLSSAGVRELPPGWGAPAHTPNETATRVGLRTALTSLLALFTAPLLADAGLIEARVVQQALLDAAEGHPVPLDGLAELVSMELWLGRLLARRGTCWTGTSTPRRRAVPQGVPTRRPALS; encoded by the coding sequence GTGCGCTGGTTGGTGGGGTGGAGCAGTATCGCCGCGAGCTTCGGCACGGCCGGCCGCGTCCACGGCCAGGGCGGATCCGGCCCCGACGGGCCCCTGAGCGGCGGCATCGCGGACGCCGACCACCCGGACGACCCGGCAGCCCAGGACGCCGAACGCACCGTCGTGCCGGTCGGCGCCCAACTGCTCTGGGGAGACCCCGACCCCCTCTGGGCCGTCGGCGACTGGCGCCCCGACGAGATCCGCACCCTCGCCGCCGACCCCGCCGACGCCTTCACCCGGCTCGCCGTCCTCGGCTGCTGCGGCGCAACCGACGCCGAACTGCGCAGCGCCCTCCTCGCAGCCCGCGGCGGAGCCCTGCGCCACCTCACCCAGTGGTCCGGCAGCTACACCGCCGTCGTCCAGACCGGCCGCAGGATCACCGTCGTCGGCGACCTCGCGGGCGCGCGGCCCGTCTTCTACACCCCCTGGGCCGGCGGGACCGCGTACGCCACCGCCGCACTGCCCCTCGCCGACCTCATCGAGGCACAGCTCGACATCGGCCACCTCGCCGCCCTGCTCGCCTGCCCCGACAGCCCGGAAGCACTGGGCGACGGCACACCGTACGTCGGCGTACGGCGCATCCCGCCCGGGCACGCGCTGATCCTGCGCGAGGGCTCCCGCGAGATCACCGGGTACGAACCGGTGGCCTCCCTCGCGGTGGCGGCCCCCGCGGCCGATCCCGAGCGCGCGGTGGAGGGCGTACGCGAAGCGTTGGTGAATGCGGTGCGCGCCCGGCTCACGGCGCCGCGGCATGCCCCCGACACGCTGCCCCACGACCCCGGCCCGGTGCCAGGAATGGGCCCCGCCGACCGGCGCGCGGCCCGGGGCGCGCCCGCGCCCGCACCCGGCGTCGGCGCCGACCTCTCCGGAGGCAGCGCCTCCGCGACCCTCGCACTGCTCGCCGCCGGCCTCCCCGGCGCACCCGGCACGATCGTCAACCGCACAGGCGAACGCCTCCTCGCCGTCACCTTCAACGACCTGGCCACCCCCCACGGCCGCGAAGCCGAACTCGAACGCGCCCGCGCCATCGCCGCCAACCCCCGCCTGCACCACGTGGTCGTCGCCGCCGCCGAGGAAGCCCTCCCGTACGCGGAACTCGACGGACCCCTCACCGACGAACCCGGCCCCTCCCTGGTCACCGCCGCCCGCGAGCGGCGCCGGCTGGCGGCCGGCTCGGCGGACCACTTCGTCGGCCACGGCGCCCGTCAGGTCCTCGACGCGCACCCGGCCCGCCTCGCCGACCTCCTGATGGACCGCCGCCGACGCCACCTGCTGCGCCCGGTCGCCGCCCTGGCCCGCTCCGCCCCGGGCGACTCCGCCCTGTCCCTCCTGGTCCCGTTCTCCGTCTACTCCGCCGCCCGCCGGCTCGCCCGTACCCCGTACCGCGCGGGCATGGAGGCCGCGGCGGCCCGACTGCGCGAAGGGGCCGTCGCGGGCGGCGCCTCGAACCCGGTCGACGCCTCACTGGCCGCCCTGACCTGGTCCCGCCCCGGACCGGCGGCGGCCTGGCTGACCGGCGAAGCCCTGGCGGAAGTATCGATCCGCCTCGGGACCGCCGCGGGCCGCCCCCCGCTCTCGCTGCGCCCCGGCGAGGCCCGGGCCCGCGCAGCGCTGACCCGCCACGCGGCGGACCACCGGGTCTTCGAACAGGCCGTGGAGGTCCGTAGCCAGCGGCTGCACGCCCCGTTCCTCGACAACCAGGTCGTACGCGCCGCCCGGGCCCTCCCGGAATCCCTGCGGGTCCAGCCGGGCGCGCGGGCCGCGATCCTGCGCACGGTGCTGTCCTCGGCGGGCGTACGCGAACTCCCGCCCGGCTGGGGCGCCCCCGCCCACACCCCGAACGAGACGGCCACCCGCGTCGGCCTGCGCACGGCGCTCACCTCCCTCCTGGCCCTGTTCACCGCCCCCTTGTTGGCCGACGCCGGCCTGATCGAGGCCCGGGTGGTCCAACAGGCCCTGCTGGACGCGGCGGAGGGCCACCCGGTCCCGCTGGACGGCCTCGCGGAACTCGTCTCGATGGAACTGTGGCTCGGCCGCCTCCTCGCCCGCCGCGGCACCTGCTGGACGGGCACCTCCACCCCCCGCCGCCGAGCAGTCCCCCAAGGCGTCCCCACCCGCCGCCCGGCCCTCTCCTAA
- a CDS encoding BTAD domain-containing putative transcriptional regulator has protein sequence MRYLILGITEARDETGAPLTIGGARLRALLTALALRAGGPAPVPVADLVDEVWGDDPPQDAPGALQALVGRLRRALGGRDTVPADPAGGYRLAVADRDDVDLHRFTRLARQGAGQLADDPATAAGTLRTALALWRGPALADLPEPARTAHASASEARRGAALRDRIDAELRSGCADPASLLPEIEALIREHPYDEPLRAQQLRALRSAGRTADALAAYERTRRTLADALGADPGPELAALHAELLRPAPEPPAEPEPPTPPAGNLRPRLTSFVGREPELAALHGDLDRFRLVTLIGPGGSGKTRLAEHAAAAHPEPAWLVELARLDHPAAVPGAVLSALGLRENTLVAREKTPADDPAAQLVEHCANRRLLLVLDNCEHVIGAAAVLAEHLLTHCPGVRILATSREPLGVPGETVRPVDPLPPDPAHRLFADRAAAVRPGFTPAEDPAAVAEICARLDGLPLAIELAAARLRLLGPRQIADRLDDRFRLLTSGARTVLPRQQTLRAVVDWSWDLLDDRERTVLRRLSVFAGGCDLPAAEAVCTGGAAEDVADILGSLVDKSLVVAAPGPDGAGMRYRMLETIHEYAAERAAAQEADRAAAAHRHAAHFLALAEEAEPLLRSAAQLPWIRRIETELDNLRAALLHTTRTGPTETAERLVLALGWFWWLRNYRAEGVEWTARIMERSPSKPPEGTPAYWRFMRTQMLHVLLLAEGHSPEEFRTPQNIALADGIQQIFRGAAPETARFPGMLWPMTTFLTGDTRSVLEGLDETVDNCRRHGGDWELGITLLLRTHVAIDFTGGLPSVNADLNELHEIARRVGDRWLRAQVASAAGEVALSRGRYDWARAEYEDCLRLAREVGAHIEVPFAIARIAESAFCSGDFIGAEQLLAEAANEVDRHGGVYDARAYGGMLTALLALVRGDLGRARTEAELARAACGKINAPPQLTAGLDNVDAILTAHEHGPEAGLATLGPALAAAVAAHCAERVLASLSDTAAVLLADAGRDAEAVRALAAATAWRAGHPRSVPEQAAVAALPDRTRAVLGPDRHRAEETAGAELSPAEVVALLAVVNGS, from the coding sequence GTGCGGTATCTCATCCTTGGCATCACCGAGGCCCGTGACGAGACCGGCGCCCCCCTCACCATCGGCGGCGCCCGCCTGCGCGCGCTCCTGACCGCCCTCGCGCTCCGGGCCGGAGGTCCGGCCCCCGTACCCGTCGCCGATCTCGTCGACGAGGTCTGGGGCGACGACCCGCCCCAGGACGCCCCCGGCGCCCTCCAGGCCCTCGTCGGACGGCTCCGGCGGGCCCTGGGCGGCCGGGACACCGTCCCCGCCGATCCCGCCGGCGGCTACCGCCTCGCCGTCGCCGACCGGGACGACGTCGACCTCCACCGCTTCACCCGGCTGGCCCGCCAAGGCGCCGGGCAGCTGGCCGACGACCCCGCCACCGCCGCCGGAACCCTCCGCACCGCCCTCGCCCTGTGGCGCGGCCCCGCCCTCGCGGACCTGCCCGAGCCCGCCCGCACCGCACACGCCTCCGCCTCCGAAGCGCGCCGCGGCGCCGCCCTCCGCGACCGGATCGACGCCGAGCTCCGCAGCGGCTGCGCCGACCCGGCGTCCCTCCTCCCGGAGATCGAGGCGCTGATCCGGGAGCACCCGTACGACGAGCCGCTGCGCGCCCAGCAGCTGCGCGCCCTCCGCTCGGCCGGCCGCACCGCCGACGCCCTCGCCGCGTACGAACGCACCCGCCGCACCCTCGCCGACGCCCTCGGCGCCGACCCCGGGCCCGAGCTCGCCGCCCTGCACGCGGAACTGCTCCGCCCCGCGCCCGAGCCGCCCGCGGAACCCGAGCCCCCGACCCCGCCCGCCGGCAACCTCCGCCCCCGCCTGACCTCCTTCGTCGGCCGCGAGCCCGAGCTCGCGGCCCTCCACGGCGACCTGGACCGCTTCCGCCTCGTCACCCTCATCGGCCCCGGTGGTTCCGGTAAGACCCGACTCGCCGAGCACGCGGCCGCCGCCCACCCCGAACCGGCCTGGCTCGTCGAGCTCGCCCGCCTCGACCACCCCGCCGCCGTCCCGGGCGCCGTCCTCAGCGCGCTCGGCCTGCGCGAGAACACCCTCGTGGCCCGCGAGAAGACCCCAGCCGACGACCCCGCCGCCCAGCTCGTCGAGCACTGCGCGAACCGCCGTCTGCTCCTCGTCCTCGACAACTGCGAGCACGTCATCGGCGCCGCCGCCGTACTCGCCGAGCACCTCCTCACCCACTGCCCCGGCGTCCGCATCCTGGCCACCAGCCGCGAACCCCTCGGCGTACCCGGCGAAACGGTCCGCCCCGTCGACCCCCTGCCGCCCGACCCCGCACACCGCCTCTTCGCCGACCGCGCCGCCGCCGTCCGCCCCGGTTTCACCCCCGCCGAAGACCCGGCCGCCGTCGCCGAGATCTGCGCACGCCTCGACGGGCTGCCGCTCGCCATCGAGCTCGCCGCGGCCCGGCTGCGCCTCCTCGGCCCCCGCCAGATCGCCGACCGGCTCGACGACCGATTCCGGCTCCTGACCAGCGGCGCCCGGACCGTACTGCCCCGCCAGCAGACCCTGCGCGCCGTCGTCGACTGGTCCTGGGACCTGCTCGACGACCGGGAACGCACGGTGCTGCGCCGCCTCTCCGTCTTCGCCGGCGGCTGTGACCTCCCGGCCGCCGAAGCCGTCTGCACCGGCGGAGCGGCCGAGGACGTCGCCGACATCCTCGGCTCCCTCGTCGACAAGTCCCTCGTCGTCGCCGCCCCCGGGCCGGACGGCGCCGGCATGCGCTACCGCATGCTGGAGACCATCCACGAGTACGCCGCCGAACGCGCGGCCGCGCAGGAAGCCGACCGGGCCGCCGCCGCCCACCGCCACGCCGCACACTTCCTGGCCCTCGCCGAGGAGGCCGAGCCGCTCCTGCGCAGCGCCGCCCAGCTCCCCTGGATCCGGCGCATCGAGACCGAACTCGACAACCTCCGCGCCGCGCTCCTCCACACCACCCGGACCGGCCCCACCGAAACCGCCGAGCGGCTCGTCCTCGCCCTCGGCTGGTTCTGGTGGCTGCGCAACTACCGCGCCGAGGGGGTGGAATGGACCGCCCGGATCATGGAGCGCAGCCCCTCGAAGCCGCCCGAAGGCACCCCCGCGTACTGGCGCTTCATGCGTACGCAGATGCTGCACGTCCTGCTGCTCGCCGAAGGCCACTCGCCCGAAGAGTTCCGCACCCCGCAGAACATCGCCCTCGCCGACGGCATCCAGCAGATCTTCCGGGGCGCCGCCCCCGAGACCGCCCGCTTCCCGGGCATGCTCTGGCCGATGACCACCTTCCTGACCGGCGACACCCGCTCCGTCCTCGAAGGGCTCGACGAGACGGTCGACAACTGCCGTCGGCACGGCGGTGACTGGGAACTGGGCATCACCCTCCTGCTGCGCACCCACGTGGCCATCGACTTCACCGGAGGCCTGCCCTCCGTCAACGCCGACCTCAACGAACTGCACGAGATCGCCCGCCGCGTCGGAGACCGCTGGCTGCGTGCCCAGGTCGCCAGCGCCGCCGGCGAGGTCGCGCTCTCCCGCGGCCGGTACGACTGGGCCCGCGCCGAGTACGAGGACTGCCTGCGCCTCGCCCGCGAAGTCGGGGCCCACATCGAGGTGCCCTTCGCCATCGCCCGGATCGCCGAGTCCGCCTTCTGCTCAGGGGACTTCATCGGCGCCGAGCAGCTCCTGGCCGAGGCCGCCAACGAAGTCGACCGCCACGGCGGGGTGTACGACGCCCGGGCCTACGGCGGGATGCTCACGGCGCTCCTCGCCCTCGTCCGCGGCGACCTCGGGCGGGCCCGTACCGAGGCCGAACTCGCCCGTGCCGCCTGCGGAAAGATCAATGCGCCCCCGCAGCTCACCGCCGGGCTCGACAACGTCGACGCCATCCTCACCGCCCACGAACACGGGCCCGAAGCGGGCCTCGCCACGCTGGGGCCGGCCCTGGCCGCGGCCGTCGCCGCGCACTGCGCCGAGCGCGTCCTGGCCTCGCTCTCCGACACCGCCGCCGTCCTGCTGGCCGACGCCGGCCGCGACGCGGAGGCCGTACGGGCCCTGGCCGCGGCCACCGCCTGGCGTGCGGGCCATCCGCGCTCGGTCCCGGAGCAGGCCGCCGTGGCCGCACTGCCCGACCGCACCCGCGCCGTGCTCGGCCCCGACCGCCACCGGGCGGAGGAGACGGCGGGCGCGGAGCTGTCCCCGGCCGAGGTCGTCGCGCTCCTCGCCGTCGTCAACGGCAGCTGA